One stretch of Chryseobacterium sp. LJ668 DNA includes these proteins:
- the clpX gene encoding ATP-dependent Clp protease ATP-binding subunit ClpX — translation MNANQCSFCGKKRNEVQMLVSGQNGFICENCIEQAHSIVKESVSPAGYSPAESIDELKKPKQIKEFLDLYVIGQDQAKKQLSIAVYNHYKRLLHAKDENREVELEKSNIIMIGETGTGKTLLAKTIAKELNVPFCIVDATILTEAGYVGEDVESILSRLLMVADYDVEKAEKGIVFIDEIDKIARKSDNPSITRDVSGEGVQQGLLKLLEGSIVNVPPQGGRKHPDQKYIQVNTQNILFIAGGAFDGIKEIIERRLNKQAIGFSSEKINKANEDDYILTNLNAIDLRSFGLIPELLGRFPIITYLEKLTKETMIRIMTEPKNSITNQFIELFKMDGTKLIFTEGSIDKIVEETMEKGLGARGLRGTTEKVLENYMFSIGEDEEIILTDDNTLINK, via the coding sequence ATGAATGCAAACCAATGTTCTTTCTGTGGCAAGAAAAGAAATGAAGTGCAAATGCTGGTCTCGGGACAAAACGGATTTATTTGCGAAAACTGTATCGAGCAGGCACATTCTATCGTTAAAGAAAGCGTTTCTCCGGCAGGTTATTCTCCTGCAGAAAGCATAGACGAATTAAAAAAACCTAAACAGATAAAAGAATTTCTTGACCTGTATGTAATAGGTCAGGATCAGGCAAAAAAGCAGCTTTCTATCGCTGTTTACAATCATTACAAAAGACTGTTGCACGCAAAAGACGAAAACAGAGAGGTTGAATTGGAGAAATCCAATATCATTATGATTGGTGAGACAGGAACGGGTAAAACTTTATTGGCAAAAACAATTGCCAAAGAATTGAATGTTCCTTTTTGTATTGTAGATGCAACAATCTTAACTGAAGCAGGATATGTGGGTGAAGATGTAGAAAGCATCTTGTCAAGACTTCTGATGGTGGCAGATTACGATGTAGAAAAGGCAGAAAAAGGAATTGTATTTATTGATGAAATTGATAAAATCGCAAGAAAATCTGATAATCCAAGTATTACAAGGGATGTATCCGGAGAAGGAGTACAACAGGGTTTGTTGAAGCTTCTTGAAGGTAGCATCGTGAATGTACCACCACAGGGAGGAAGAAAGCATCCGGATCAGAAATATATTCAGGTGAATACGCAGAATATTCTTTTTATAGCAGGTGGTGCTTTTGATGGTATCAAAGAAATTATCGAAAGAAGATTGAATAAGCAGGCGATCGGTTTCAGCTCAGAAAAAATCAACAAAGCAAATGAAGATGATTATATATTGACAAATCTTAATGCGATCGATCTGCGTTCTTTCGGATTAATTCCTGAACTTCTCGGAAGGTTTCCGATCATTACTTATCTGGAAAAACTTACTAAAGAAACTATGATCAGAATCATGACAGAGCCAAAGAATTCTATCACTAATCAGTTTATAGAACTCTTCAAGATGGACGGAACAAAGTTGATATTTACAGAAGGCTCTATTGATAAAATTGTAGAGGAAACAATGGAAAAAGGTTTAGGAGCTAGAGGATTACGAGGGACTACAGAAAAAGTACTAGAAAACTACATGTTTTCAATAGGTGAAGACGAAGAAATCATATTAACGGATGATAATACTTTGATTAATAAGTAA
- a CDS encoding signal peptidase, which yields MNKILTLVFIFAALFANAQPPNPGGGVGGVGPGRPASPIDMYVYILALAAILLIAFFAKKYKTQKI from the coding sequence ATGAATAAAATTTTAACCCTCGTTTTTATTTTTGCAGCATTGTTTGCAAATGCACAGCCGCCGAACCCTGGTGGTGGTGTTGGAGGTGTTGGTCCTGGCCGACCAGCCTCGCCGATTGATATGTATGTTTATATTTTAGCACTTGCAGCAATTCTACTGATTGCCTTTTTTGCTAAAAAATATAAGACACAAAAAATATAA
- the dtd gene encoding D-aminoacyl-tRNA deacylase yields the protein MKVVIQRVSEASVQVEGKIVGEIGKGLMLLIGIDDNDEKTDADWLIQKILNLRIFGDENDKLNLSITDIAGEILCISQFTLIADYKKGNRPSFIKAAKPDKAIPLFEYFKSNITKSGLKTESGIFGADMNVALINDGPVTIVMDSLTKN from the coding sequence ATGAAAGTTGTTATTCAAAGAGTATCGGAAGCAAGCGTGCAGGTTGAAGGAAAAATAGTCGGGGAAATAGGAAAAGGACTTATGCTTCTTATAGGAATTGACGATAATGACGAAAAAACCGATGCCGACTGGCTCATTCAAAAAATTTTAAATCTCAGAATTTTCGGTGACGAAAATGACAAACTCAATCTTTCGATTACAGATATAGCTGGCGAAATTCTCTGCATTAGCCAGTTTACGCTGATCGCTGATTACAAAAAAGGAAACCGTCCTTCATTTATCAAAGCTGCAAAACCAGACAAAGCAATACCCCTGTTTGAGTATTTTAAAAGTAATATCACAAAATCAGGATTAAAAACCGAAAGTGGAATTTTTGGTGCAGATATGAATGTGGCACTTATAAATGACGGCCCGGTGACTATTGTTATGGATTCGTTGACAAAAAATTAG
- a CDS encoding T9SS type A sorting domain-containing protein has protein sequence MKKNLFTIGLIALSYSVHAQNILLHVGDTANMYVSKGTLVYNGGGMQMKGTGVLENHGNVMVSGSATDSFKTIDAANADKTEATGGGNFVNKLNENASYNSPGVSSVYTYGQLFISGIPQTNITGIVDQEFRAINHGTYQQIGLPFYDKTVSTLSTELGKTFSNTRYSQNEVLTWDNATVVSKNVPVTTKLGVTNPGTAYYMLGGLGLNVSSLTRTLKGRPLTDIGTTVTLQNAGSTVTFGTNGNNTNQYNEKYNTYLQDAFDAGSGVWQGTYGKNIYQFANPFMTNLDLSRIAITEAAVIGDGINLTTIRGLRLEVSGVTTTQAGGTGSSSYKFITFASGVPTGDVRDMMVRPLGTFVIKLNNNTAVNPNNLLNFANLRRFNYTPRAATTDYGITANKNVDTGTVKQLGVIGLDVNGDEVGRTYYVVYPNGSTGHSSNALTQVTNSSSSILGTFEEALTGGYDNNFTSLYWLYINEANENTFQGKNIKLVNYDLNTIKSYKFEIRENAELVNTGTHQLSTGIGFYYKAPNGTVMAASQDAVIPVTGSEYDLYYGLPDSVLNTETTTAKPSRTMVIYNPEITNYIVRFDPYWKKADIEVFDMSGKLVISKKSVNTSSDFVIELDHSLKNSYIVKIVSDKGETVNTKILK, from the coding sequence ATGAAAAAAAATTTATTTACTATAGGACTTATAGCACTTAGCTATTCTGTTCATGCTCAGAATATTCTATTACATGTAGGCGATACTGCTAATATGTATGTGAGCAAAGGTACCCTCGTTTATAATGGTGGCGGAATGCAAATGAAAGGTACTGGAGTACTTGAAAATCATGGTAATGTTATGGTTTCAGGTAGTGCCACAGATTCATTTAAGACTATTGATGCGGCAAATGCCGATAAAACAGAAGCCACCGGAGGCGGCAATTTTGTTAATAAGCTTAATGAAAATGCATCCTACAATTCTCCGGGAGTGTCTTCAGTTTATACTTATGGACAGCTATTTATTTCGGGTATTCCTCAGACAAATATTACCGGTATTGTAGATCAGGAGTTTAGAGCTATTAATCATGGTACTTATCAGCAGATAGGTCTACCTTTTTATGACAAAACAGTATCCACGCTAAGTACAGAATTAGGGAAAACATTCTCAAATACGAGATATTCTCAAAATGAAGTTCTTACTTGGGATAACGCAACGGTAGTGTCTAAAAATGTTCCTGTTACAACAAAATTAGGAGTGACCAACCCGGGAACAGCTTATTATATGCTGGGAGGTTTAGGACTTAATGTTAGCTCCTTAACAAGAACTCTTAAAGGGCGACCATTGACAGATATTGGAACTACGGTAACTTTACAAAATGCTGGCTCTACTGTAACCTTTGGTACAAACGGCAATAATACAAATCAGTATAACGAAAAATATAATACTTACCTTCAGGATGCTTTCGATGCTGGTTCAGGCGTATGGCAGGGAACATATGGTAAAAATATATACCAGTTTGCTAATCCATTTATGACCAATCTTGATCTTTCTAGAATTGCAATCACCGAGGCAGCTGTAATTGGTGACGGAATAAACCTAACCACGATCCGTGGATTAAGATTAGAAGTTTCAGGAGTAACAACAACTCAAGCGGGTGGTACCGGTTCTAGCTCATATAAATTTATCACATTTGCGTCGGGTGTACCGACAGGAGATGTTCGAGATATGATGGTAAGACCCTTGGGAACTTTTGTTATAAAACTTAACAATAATACAGCGGTTAATCCTAATAATCTTCTTAATTTTGCTAATCTAAGAAGATTTAATTATACACCTAGAGCAGCTACTACAGATTATGGTATTACTGCAAATAAAAATGTAGATACAGGTACTGTAAAACAACTGGGAGTAATTGGTCTTGATGTAAATGGCGATGAAGTTGGAAGAACATATTATGTTGTATACCCTAATGGTTCAACAGGACATTCATCTAATGCTCTGACTCAGGTTACCAATAGCTCAAGCAGTATATTAGGAACTTTTGAAGAAGCTCTAACAGGAGGGTATGATAACAATTTTACTTCTCTATATTGGTTGTACATCAATGAAGCTAATGAAAACACTTTCCAAGGAAAAAATATCAAGCTGGTAAATTACGATCTTAATACTATTAAATCGTACAAGTTTGAAATTAGAGAAAATGCAGAATTGGTAAATACAGGAACACATCAACTATCTACCGGTATAGGATTTTATTACAAAGCTCCGAATGGAACGGTGATGGCAGCCAGTCAGGATGCTGTAATTCCTGTTACTGGGTCGGAATACGACCTTTATTACGGTTTGCCGGATAGTGTTTTAAATACTGAAACCACCACTGCTAAACCTTCCAGAACAATGGTAATTTACAATCCCGAAATTACCAATTATATCGTTAGGTTTGATCCTTACTGGAAGAAGGCAGATATTGAAGTTTTTGATATGAGCGGTAAACTTGTGATCTCTAAAAAATCAGTGAATACCTCTTCAGATTTTGTGATCGAACTAGACCACTCACTGAAAAATTCTTATATAGTGAAAATTGTTTCTGATAAAGGAGAAACCGTTAATACTAAAATATTAAAGTAA
- a CDS encoding HIT family protein — MSSIFAKIISGEIPAYKIAENDHFIAFLDAMPLVKGHTLVIPKKEVDLIFDLESEEYKNLWGFAQEVAKKVKSAIPCIRIGVAVVGLEVPHAHIHLIPLQKVEDMNFKNERLKLSVEEYREIQNSIINS; from the coding sequence ATGAGCTCAATATTTGCAAAAATCATCAGTGGAGAAATTCCGGCCTATAAAATTGCAGAAAACGATCATTTTATTGCATTTCTGGATGCTATGCCTTTGGTGAAGGGGCATACTTTGGTTATTCCCAAGAAAGAAGTTGATCTTATTTTTGATCTCGAGAGCGAAGAATATAAAAACCTTTGGGGCTTTGCTCAGGAAGTAGCTAAGAAAGTGAAAAGTGCAATTCCATGCATCAGAATTGGAGTAGCGGTTGTGGGTCTTGAAGTTCCACATGCCCATATTCATCTGATTCCGCTGCAGAAGGTGGAGGATATGAACTTCAAAAATGAGCGCCTGAAATTATCTGTGGAAGAATACAGAGAAATACAAAATTCAATAATTAATTCTTAA
- the greA gene encoding transcription elongation factor GreA: MASYVTKEGLEKMKAELEQLEKIERPKITQQIAEARDKGDLSENAEYDAAKEAQGMLEMRISKLKDIVTTSKVIDETQLDTSKVSILTTVRLMNNDTKKEQIFKLVPDNESDLKTGKISVNTPIAKGLLGKVIGENAEIVLPNGNKLSFEVLEITL; encoded by the coding sequence ATGGCGAGCTATGTAACTAAGGAAGGATTAGAAAAAATGAAAGCCGAGCTTGAGCAATTGGAAAAGATAGAGAGACCTAAGATTACTCAGCAGATAGCAGAAGCAAGAGATAAAGGAGATTTGTCTGAAAATGCAGAATATGACGCAGCCAAAGAAGCACAAGGAATGCTGGAAATGAGAATTTCTAAACTGAAAGATATTGTCACAACTTCTAAAGTAATCGACGAAACCCAGCTTGATACCTCAAAAGTTTCGATCTTAACTACAGTGAGGCTGATGAATAACGATACCAAAAAAGAGCAGATTTTTAAACTGGTACCAGATAACGAAAGTGATTTGAAAACGGGAAAAATCTCTGTCAATACACCTATCGCAAAAGGATTGCTAGGAAAGGTCATCGGTGAAAATGCTGAGATCGTTTTACCAAACGGTAACAAATTGTCTTTTGAAGTATTAGAAATTACTCTTTAA
- a CDS encoding peroxiredoxin family protein: protein MKKIFVLSGILCAFSLHAQFSVNVETPADFKEQEAILYTLSGSKDIIVTKEQNKNNSWIFKYPKNYSGMMKVYFPNTNNSISFISENKNVSIKLETQNNKIKNIIYQDEANELMSTIQESSQKKELILPALSQIKDYYKDNTDFGKALIAEMGRLSGSSTIDAAKHPFISYYNTNYAKFLTTDTTKKATQDEVIDFFDKSNDMLESSSLVRPILVAYLNDGGNTNVTQSVDKLLARLKVETPRGQIVLSELIDIFDVYEMTEFKNKYLSLAKNLKCTITDRLASTLKSNANVEIGAVFPNYKFQSVVNTTAKSIADVKADKKVVVFWSSTCSHCETELPKLLEKYNELKAKNIQVIGLSLDSDKDSYSKKIAAFPWINDSELRGWNSTYAETYNVHATPSYFILDANNKIISKPDHVGDVLTYLNLK from the coding sequence ATGAAAAAAATATTCGTATTATCAGGGATTTTATGTGCATTCTCATTACATGCACAGTTTTCAGTCAACGTTGAGACTCCGGCAGATTTTAAAGAGCAGGAAGCAATTTTATACACACTCAGTGGCTCAAAAGATATTATAGTTACAAAAGAACAAAACAAAAACAACTCCTGGATTTTTAAGTACCCGAAAAACTATTCAGGGATGATGAAAGTTTATTTTCCAAATACCAATAACAGCATCAGTTTTATTTCTGAAAATAAAAACGTCAGCATAAAACTTGAAACCCAGAATAATAAAATTAAAAATATAATCTACCAGGACGAAGCCAATGAGTTGATGAGTACCATTCAGGAGTCATCTCAGAAAAAAGAACTGATACTTCCTGCATTGTCGCAAATCAAAGATTATTATAAAGACAATACAGACTTTGGGAAGGCTTTAATCGCCGAGATGGGAAGGCTTTCAGGATCTTCAACTATTGATGCTGCCAAACATCCTTTTATTTCCTACTACAATACTAATTATGCTAAATTTTTAACCACTGATACCACTAAGAAAGCTACTCAGGATGAAGTTATTGATTTTTTTGATAAATCTAATGATATGCTAGAATCTTCCTCGTTGGTAAGGCCTATTTTAGTGGCTTACCTAAATGATGGCGGAAATACAAACGTTACGCAGTCTGTAGATAAATTACTCGCCCGATTGAAAGTTGAAACACCACGCGGACAAATTGTGCTATCTGAATTAATTGATATTTTTGATGTCTATGAAATGACCGAATTTAAAAATAAATATTTGTCTTTAGCAAAAAATCTTAAATGTACGATTACAGACAGATTAGCATCTACGCTGAAGTCAAATGCCAATGTAGAAATTGGAGCAGTATTTCCAAATTATAAGTTTCAGTCTGTGGTAAACACAACGGCAAAATCGATCGCTGATGTAAAGGCAGATAAAAAAGTGGTCGTTTTTTGGTCTTCAACATGTTCTCACTGTGAGACTGAGCTTCCAAAACTTTTAGAAAAATATAATGAACTAAAAGCTAAAAATATTCAGGTGATCGGTCTTTCATTAGACTCTGATAAAGACTCTTACAGCAAGAAAATTGCAGCATTCCCTTGGATAAATGATTCGGAATTACGAGGCTGGAATAGTACCTATGCAGAAACCTATAATGTACATGCTACACCAAGC